Proteins from a single region of Crassaminicella profunda:
- a CDS encoding NAD(P)H-dependent glycerol-3-phosphate dehydrogenase, which yields MKSSISVIGAGSWGTALAVALSKKGHDVKLWMRNEEQFLQMKKARENIKYLPGVILPNNIELFQDICGAVKDADIILLAVSSQAVRKVISNFKDVANEKQIIVNVAKGLENTTLLRISEVVKEELPKNAFAVLSGPSHAEEVCRDMPTTLVVASSEKTVAEYIQDVFISPKLRVYTNPDVIGVELGGSLKNVIALGAGISDGLGFGDNAKAALMTRGITEISRLGQVMGAELNTFAGLTGIGDLIVTCTSMHSRNRRCGIQIGQGKKLEDAVNSIGMVVEGVVTTAVAYKLSKEYNIEMPITTEIYNILYNDSDVREAVVNLMMRSRTHEIEEVVESKKMQW from the coding sequence ATGAAATCAAGTATCAGTGTAATTGGAGCAGGCAGCTGGGGGACGGCTTTAGCTGTTGCCCTTTCTAAAAAGGGGCATGATGTAAAGTTATGGATGAGAAATGAAGAACAATTTTTGCAAATGAAAAAAGCAAGAGAAAATATCAAATATTTACCAGGAGTCATTCTACCTAATAATATTGAGTTGTTTCAAGATATCTGTGGTGCTGTGAAGGATGCAGATATTATATTGCTAGCAGTTTCTTCTCAAGCGGTACGAAAAGTAATTAGTAATTTTAAAGATGTAGCCAATGAAAAGCAAATTATTGTAAATGTTGCAAAAGGATTGGAAAATACTACACTGCTTAGAATATCAGAAGTGGTGAAAGAAGAATTACCAAAGAATGCTTTTGCTGTTTTATCAGGGCCATCTCATGCTGAAGAAGTATGTAGAGATATGCCTACTACATTGGTTGTAGCATCAAGTGAAAAAACTGTTGCAGAGTATATACAAGATGTATTTATATCTCCTAAATTAAGAGTATATACCAATCCAGATGTTATTGGTGTTGAGCTTGGAGGTTCTCTTAAAAATGTTATTGCTTTAGGAGCTGGAATATCCGATGGTTTAGGTTTTGGAGACAATGCAAAAGCTGCTCTTATGACTAGAGGGATTACTGAAATCTCAAGACTGGGTCAAGTAATGGGTGCAGAGCTTAATACCTTTGCAGGTTTAACGGGTATTGGAGATTTAATTGTAACATGTACGAGTATGCATAGTAGAAATAGACGATGTGGTATTCAAATTGGGCAAGGCAAAAAGTTAGAAGATGCTGTAAATTCAATAGGAATGGTAGTAGAAGGTGTAGTTACTACAGCAGTTGCTTATAAACTATCTAAAGAATATAATATAGAAATGCCTATCACAACTGAAATTTATAATATACTTTATAATGATAGTGATGTAAGAGAAGCTGTGGTGAATTTAATGATGAGAAGTAGAACTCATGAGATTGAAGAAGTAGTTGAAAGCAAAAAAATGCAGTGGTAA
- the der gene encoding ribosome biogenesis GTPase Der, whose translation MAKPVVAIVGRPNVGKSAFFNKLAGKRIAIVEDKPGVTRDRIYTEVEWLNHHFTLIDTGGLEPESKDIILSQMRNQAKLAIQTADVILFMVDGRTGLVAADEEIGNLLRRTGKPVLLVVNKVDTHKLPDSFYDFYQLGLGDPLAISSTNALGLGDLLDEVIANFPEKHEEDYEEDMIRVAVIGKPNVGKSSIINTILGEERVIVSEIAGTTRDAIDTPFTHGEDEYVFIDTAGIRRKSKVNENIEKYSVIRSLNAIERASVCMLMIDATEGVTEQDKKIAGYAHEEGKATLIVVNKWDLVEKETNTMNQYTKDIRQELAFMPYAPILFVSAVTKQRVHQILETIKFVSNQHAMRVPTGRLNDVIGEAILLNQPPSDKGKRLKIFYVTQISVRPPKFVIFVNDKELTHFSYTRYIENKIREAFGFEGTPMSIIHREKGEDL comes from the coding sequence ATGGCTAAGCCAGTTGTAGCAATAGTCGGAAGACCGAATGTAGGGAAATCAGCTTTTTTCAATAAGCTTGCTGGGAAAAGAATAGCGATAGTAGAAGATAAACCAGGTGTTACAAGAGATAGAATTTATACAGAAGTTGAATGGTTAAATCATCATTTTACTTTAATTGATACAGGCGGATTAGAACCTGAGTCAAAGGATATTATTTTATCACAAATGAGAAATCAAGCAAAATTAGCAATTCAAACAGCCGATGTAATTCTTTTTATGGTAGATGGAAGAACAGGACTTGTAGCTGCAGATGAGGAAATAGGAAATTTACTTAGACGAACAGGAAAACCTGTCCTTTTAGTTGTGAATAAAGTAGATACACACAAATTGCCAGATTCTTTTTATGATTTTTATCAATTAGGATTAGGAGATCCATTGGCGATTTCATCCACAAATGCTTTAGGACTTGGAGATTTGTTAGATGAGGTTATTGCAAACTTCCCTGAAAAACATGAAGAAGATTATGAAGAAGATATGATCAGGGTAGCGGTTATTGGTAAGCCTAATGTTGGAAAATCCTCTATTATCAATACTATTTTAGGGGAAGAAAGAGTTATTGTAAGTGAAATTGCAGGAACTACTAGAGATGCTATTGATACGCCATTTACTCATGGTGAAGATGAATATGTATTTATTGATACTGCAGGAATAAGAAGAAAAAGTAAAGTAAATGAAAATATTGAGAAATATAGTGTTATCAGATCCCTTAACGCAATAGAGAGAGCAAGTGTATGTATGTTGATGATTGATGCTACAGAAGGGGTAACGGAACAAGATAAAAAAATTGCAGGTTACGCTCATGAAGAAGGAAAAGCTACCCTTATTGTTGTGAATAAATGGGATTTGGTAGAGAAAGAAACAAATACTATGAATCAATATACAAAAGATATTAGACAGGAATTAGCTTTTATGCCGTATGCACCAATTCTTTTTGTTTCAGCAGTTACAAAACAAAGAGTACATCAAATTTTAGAAACGATAAAATTTGTTTCAAATCAGCATGCAATGAGAGTGCCAACGGGTAGATTGAATGATGTGATTGGAGAAGCAATCTTATTAAATCAACCACCATCAGATAAAGGAAAAAGACTAAAGATTTTCTATGTTACACAAATTTCTGTGAGACCACCTAAATTTGTTATTTTTGTAAATGACAAAGAACTTACCCATTTTTCTTATACAAGATATATTGAAAATAAGATTAGAGAAGCTTTTGGGTTTGAAGGAACTCCAATGAGCATAATACATAGAGAAAAGGGCGAAGATCTATAA